A single Xenopus laevis strain J_2021 chromosome 3S, Xenopus_laevis_v10.1, whole genome shotgun sequence DNA region contains:
- the LOC121402194 gene encoding posterior protein-like — MEFVERYVNKYASADYHSCADESVTHQFKSLLTQCQRYNNKVKCNHLAKMVKKIKMANEILALLKMKVIAENKAEQWRNEKVQFREDLEKFGESIIVAASTSEEHISELEELREKVELLAKQNDLLEEKLKGCEERCRLREQEVISLESKAGYELNVPVSVCPVTEQEIKDGEQGIRPQTLPSPTLFSPQSECARQRINNTYVPTDNNIHSNSALKIQEVISLTQILGKFDTNLSPISLYNKLEAVVKQYNLGNKDACALLRAWLPYQLAAELRPPVGKHIGTLSNINENWGSTTERLRELQRILGGRDIRGTNALENARYRKGDDPMLFCTDYLSLYKVVFNCPDMLPDEPNFLYSMANKCNVDYNTRTALRYATSYNNFINTLRDWSQESFEFQRHISVAYKKKQSRRFPRKCYSCGKYGHIARFCRTSANQHDTYPIHSIQRQEGDAQENLNDYLLDHSPPSETETVVSSDNIDTGSNSAGDQKESQNEPKREFHTPPCKTGKEGTTAPPFMPWVNIPLWLYSSWSHIAMLMLMDNIAQFAQGVPNTNMPVF; from the coding sequence atcttgcaaaaatggtaaagaaaattaaaatggctaatgAAATATTAGCATTATTAAAGATGAAAGTTATTGCTGAGAATAAGGCAGAACAGTGGAGAAATGAAAAGGTCCAGTTTAGAGAAGACTTGGAAAAGTTTGGTGAGTCAATTATTGTAGCAGCTAGCACTTCAGAAGAGCATATTTCAGAATTAGAAGAACTGAGGGAGAAGGTAGAACTGTTAGCCAAACAGAATGATTTGTTAGAAGAAAAGTTGAAGGGTTGTGAGGAGAGGTGCAGGCTCAGAGAACAAGAGGTGATATCTTTAGAAAGCAAGGCTGGATATGAACTAAATGTCCCAGTAAGTGTCTGCCCTGTTACTGAGCAAGAGATAAAAGATGGAGAACAAGGTATAAGACCACAAACATTACCTAGTCCAACTCTCTTTAGCCCCCAATCAGAATGTGCCAGACAACGAATCAATAATACATATGTGCCAACTGATAATAATATTCATTCAAACTCAGCACTGAAAATACAAGAGGTTATAAGTTTGACCCAGATATTGGGAAAGTTTGACACTAATTTATCCCCTATTAGCCTTTACAATAAATTAGAAGCCGTGGTGAAACAATATAACCTTGGAAATAAAGATGCATGTGCCTTGCTTAGAGCATGGCTCCCATATCAGTTGGCTGCAGAACTTAGGCCTCCGGTTGGTAAGCACATTGGGACATTGTCCAATATCAATGAAAATTGGGGAAGTACCACTGAAAGGTTAAGAGAGTTGCAAAGGATTTTGGGTGGGCGTGATATAAGAGGTACAAATGCATTGGAGAATGCAAGGTATAGGAAAGGAGATGATCCAATGTTATTTTGCACTGATTATCTCTCCCTATATAAAGTTGTATTCAACTGCCCTGATATGTTGCCAGATGAGCCCAATTTCCTCTACTCAAtggcaaataaatgtaatgttgatTACAACACAAGAACTGCCCTTAGGTATGCCACCTCATAcaacaactttataaatacacttaGGGATTGGTCTCAGGAGTCTTTTGAATTCCAGAGACATATTTCtgttgcttataaaaaaaaacaaagcaggagATTTCCACGGAAATGTTACAGTTGTGGTAAGTATGGTCATATTGCTCGATTTTGCAGAACTTCTGCCAATCAGCATGATACTTACCCAATCCATTCAATACAGAGACAAGAGGGGGATGCACAGGAAAATCTAAATGATTATCTCCTAGACCATAGCCCTCCCTCAGAGACTGAAACTGTTGTCTCCTCTGATAACATAGACACAGGTTCCaatagtgcaggagatcaaaaagagagCCAAAATGAGCCCAAAAGGGAATTTCACACACCTCCctgtaaaacaggaaaagaagggACAACTGCCCCACCCTTTATGCCTTGGGTGAACATTCCACTGTGGCTTTACAGCAGTTGGTCTCACATTGCTATGCTAATGCTAATGGACAATATAGCACAGTTTGCCCAGGGTGTACCAAACACAAATATGCCTGTTTTCTAA